CCtaaaccaaaacacacacaaaattagTAAACCTAGGAACAAATGAAACCAAAAAAGAGAAGGCTATTCACCGGCCTTCAGACGAGTCATATCAGTTCAAAGTTGGGTGTGGTATTCATAACATAGAGAGATGCAGATATCTCTCAATCATTTGGTCATACTGGTGGCGTTttattgctgttgctgctggtagTGTTCTGGGTGGATGAGCAAACCTCTGTCTGAATAAGCTGCTGCCTTTGAATCTTTTAGGAGAAGCGTATTGCTTCATCCATTGCTCCCTTGTGAAAAGAGAACCTGCAACTCATCTTTATTAGCCACATAACAACAAAACACTTGTTCCAACTCCACCGTCGTCAGTACTCCAACATCAGTTATGCCGTGGGGAACTAACGAAATAGGGATTCATATTAGCCTCATTAACCAACAAATCAACACACCACCACCCCTTCTAGTAAATCACTATTTCACTACCAATACAGCAGTTCGTACTAACACCTTCCATTCAAAGTTCAGAGTTTCATAAAACTACGTATTCTAATACTCCAAAACAGTGCGATCATATTACAAGTGAAGCCAAATAGAATTTTAGAAGTGAGTTTAATGAAGCTGCTATTCTAATTCTTCAAAACAGTTCTGTGACAGATAGCAAGTAAACAATTGAGAGATTTCTGCCTACAAAGTTCAGTTCAGCATGGATAAAATTGATAACATGGTCACATTAACAACACATACAAGATGAAAGAAAGGGGATGATCTGCTTCATTCATTGATTCCAATTCccaccaaaaagaaaagaaaagaaagagaagcaaGAAACAGTTAATTCAATGGAACAGTAGTGAAAGATAATGATCTATTGAGTTTGAAACTGTCTGCCTTTACATCATAGAAACTAAAATATGCCCTTATTAACACCACAGGAACTAAAAGGAAAATTTAACCATATGGCATACAGGAAATCAGGAAATCAAAAGATTAACAGACAACCTAAGCACGCTCCCCACGAATACGCCTTGCAAGTTGGATGTCTTTAGGCATTATGGTGACCCTCTTGGCATGAATAGCACATAAGTTGGTATCTTCAAAAAGTCCCACAAGGTAAGCCTCAGCAGCTTCCTGAAGTGCAAGGACAGCATGACTCTGGAACCTCAAATCAGTCTATACATGAAAACACAGACAGAAATGTTAGAGTCAGAAAGAAATCAAAACACAATTCCATAATCCAGACATATATTAATAGAGAGGCTAAAAAGTTACCTTGAAATCTTGAGCAATTTCACGAACAAGGCGTTGAAATGGAAGCTTACGTATCAAGAGCTCGGTGCTTTTCTGGTACTTCCTGATTTCTCTGATTATAGTTCAATACAAACAGAAATTAGTTGGAGTTGGGGCTTTTAATCAAAAACATGGGTTGACAAATAAGATAAACAAAGTACTGTTATCTCAATTTACATACCTTAGAGCAACAGTACCAGGGCGGTAACGATGGGGCTTCTTCACTCCACCAGTGGTTGGTGCAGACTTTCTTGCAGCCTTCaagaaaacaaaccaaaacaaatgtTACTAGATAGTTGAGTTtaatttcatttgaacaaattttATTCGTACTAAGACCAAATTCATTAATGAATTTAACAAAATCAAATGAAAAAGATTCATTTAAATCAGAAAATCTTCAACACTATCAAATtgtcagaaaatttcaaaatccTAGAATCAAGAAATGGGAGAACCACATTCAATCGGAGAAGAAAATGCGACACTAATCGATCA
This portion of the Papaver somniferum cultivar HN1 chromosome 11, ASM357369v1, whole genome shotgun sequence genome encodes:
- the LOC113322931 gene encoding histone H3.3-like, with the translated sequence MARTKQTARKSAGGKALRKQLATKAARKSAPTTGGVKKPHRYRPGTVALREIRKYQKSTELLIRKLPFQRLVREIAQDFKTDLRFQSHAVLALQEAAEAYLVGLFEDTNLCAIHAKRVTIMPKDIQLARRIRGERA